The sequence TCTTAGCCTGGTTGCATTCCTCGTGAAGGCCGCCTAGGCTATAAGTGATTCATTCCACCACATCATTACGAGGCTGCAAGGTACGTCGCCGTGATGATGACTTCACACTTACTTTGCTTCAGCGCGAAATATGTTCTACCGGAGAATACCCGCGCTGTGCGGGCGGGTAGAGGAGGGTCTGATGGCCGATGTGATTCGAACTGCCCACTATTTCAAGGTGACCATTGCGGATAAGTCAGGGACATTAGCTCACATGTTGGGCCCACTCCACGACGCCGGCGTGAACCTGCTGGCGGTACATGCGTTTCCCAGGAATCGTCGCACCCAAGTGGATGTGGTGCCAGAAGATTCTCCTGCCTTCACGGGTATTGCGAAATCATTGAAGTGGAAGATGCAGGGCCCGAAAGTGTGTTTCTTGGTGGAGGGTGATGATCGGCCCGGAGCGCTGGTGGATCTGACCGGCCAACTTGCTTCAGCCAAAATCAACCTGACCGCCGTGACCGCTGTGACGTCCGGTCAGGGACGCTTTGGCGCCATCCTGTGGGTCAAGACGAAGGAGGTCAAAAAGGCCGCCAAAGTATTGGGCACTGGCTAGACCGGTGCCGTGTCATGAATCGTGAACGGCGCATTTTCAGGAATTCTGCAGCACGAGGCGACGAACTGTTACCACACCGAGTAAATACAGCAGAGCAAACGGGCTGGTGAATATCAGAACGAGTGGAAACAGATTGCTGCCGGCGAACAGGGCATATGCTGTATAGATCAGCACGCCGACCATCGGCACAACAGGCACAGCCGCCGCAAGGCGCCAGCCGTCGCGATACCGCCGAAGCAGGGTAATCTGGACAATGACATAACCGGGCACGGCCCATGGCAGCAGAAAGACCAAGTGTTCCCACCAGGAAGTCGGACGGTTCATGTAAGCGTTATATTCGGCTTTATGGCGCCCCTCGTTCTCAACCCGAAAGTGTGCGACCCACGAAGCCGGAAGACGCGAGTTCGGCTGCTTGATGCCAGTCCATGTCAATTCGACGGGAAGCTCTGCCTGTGCTACCCGCGTGCCTTTGTCTTCAGCCCTGACGACGATTTTATCGACTCGTGCGGGTTCGGTGTAGGCCACCCACACATTCGTCTCTCCGTTGCCCGGTTCGTAAAGCGGCGATCCACTGTTGATCGAAGGTACGCGCTGGTGTCCAAAGAAGGCGTCGACATAGATTCGAATCGCCCGATCCGTCTCGTAGCCGATGTGCAGATGAAACTCCTCCCAGTGTCCTAATGTCGAAGGCGTCGGTGGATCGGTCTCGATCACCTGAATCCGCACCTCTCCAGCCGCAGGCTGATGGATCAGTAAGAGAAGCAGGAATGGAATGACCCATTTCAGACTGGCGACAGTCCGGTATCGGTGGGTTGATTGAAGGAACATAAGACCAACTGAAGCAAAACCACAAGCAGACGTCTAGCTAAAATTGTGAAACGACCTCTGACCCAAAGAAGTGATTCAGTTCCAAGGCCCTGCCAAGAATCTTGGTCCATAATGATCTTGGCGCCTGAGGCGTTCTATTCATAATTTTCCGAAACAAAACATAAGTGCGGTTGCAAGCAATATATAGGAGACAATCGTTGACCAATACAGCCACGGCTCCTCATCACGTCCAAACATGCGTCCCCAGTAACGATATCGGCCGTAAATTTGCCTAGCCTTGACGCCGTAAATCACGTAACTAAGCAATAGAATGCCAAGTAATTTGAATATGCCACAGCTCATTGGTGTATCAATTAATATTTTACCGCGGCAATTTTAATAGGGAATAGAAAAAGGGGTTGAGATTCTTCATGGGATCGTCTCGCCACACGCAGCTGTTGGTCTTCTGAAGTACAACCATTCCGTCATGCCTTCATGCGGCTTGACGCTGTGACCCTTCGCACATTAGCATTCCGCTTGCTTCGGGATCTTTGGGGGTACCGGCTTTGTTCAGACTCAGACCATTTCTCGTGTTCGCCCTCGCGCTTGTTACGGTCGTCCGTTCATCTTTGCCTGTCCAGGGGCTGCAGGAGGATGCCAAATTCGTCGCGATCGAGGAGAACGGCGCAAAAATGTGGCGGGGTGGCGGGACGATTAATCTGAAGGCGCAGGGTATCAGGCCGCTCACGTTCAAGGTGATCAATACACTGACCACAGAGCACGGGTTCACGATTGATTCGATGAAGGTGAAAGAAGTGATTCAACCCGGCGAGGAAAAGAACATTGACGTTCCGCTCGCGGATATTGACAGGACCGTTTCGGCTCACCGCGCATACTGCCATCTCCATCCCAAGCACGTCGCCGCCGCGTTTGTGGTAACGATGAAATAAGTCTCGTCAGGAATGGACCAAGGCCCAGGCTGAGGGAGAGCTCTTTCAGCCGCACGGTGACCGCCTCGTCCGCTCGTGGTGTCCGAAATACACGCATTTCTCCCACTCCTCGGATGAGCGCTTCCCATATTGATTTTTGAGGTCCCTTGTTTTAGCGTACCGACGGTTTCCTGCAACGTCGTCTCGGAGTACTGGATCATGGGCTCCGAAAACTCCGACAAGGGTAACCCGACGATACAAATTCTTGTGGCTGTCCTCGGACTGGTCGGTGTCCTGGGTGGGGCACTGATCGCCAATTGGGACAAGGTGTTTCCTCGCGCGGAGCCTCAGATGGCTCCCGCTCCTGCCAAGACGGATGCTCCCAAGCCTTCCCCTTCAGATACACCGCGCCGGAGTCCAGCAACCGCTCCTCCAGCCGTGCGAAGCGTGAATATCAGTGGCGTGTGGCGCGATGTGAACGTGGGAACCGTCTATCAGGTTTCTCAGGACGGCCAGTCATTCCGCTTCTCCGGCACCCATCCGACTTTCGAGTCATCCGGTGTCGGTACGATCCGTGGACACACTCTGGAAAGCTCGTATCAGACGCGCTATCGGCAGGGCGGGATTTCAACAGGAAATTGTGCCGGGGAGCTCTCTCTCGATGCCAAACAGATCGTCTCCCGATGCCTGGATTCAGCGACCGGCCAATAGATTTCCCTCGTCGTCCGGTAACGCGAATTACTTGGGCGGGAAATGGGACAACATCTCATGAACGATGGTTCTGATCCGCTCGTCCCGTTCTTCGGACGTGAGTCCCGGGTCAACTTCGCCGGCCGCGGTGCCACGCCAGGCCAGTTTGTTCGAAGCCGCGTCGATAATATCGATCAGTAAAGTGCCGGTCGTATAGGGTTGGGGCTCACCGCCCGTTGGCGCACCGCTTGACGACCGAGTTGTCAGGCGCGGAGCGTGCTCGTCGGAAAAATGCTGTGTGACATCCGCGACCATATCTTTCACGCCGACATGGTAGGCCACATAGAAATCCGGCTTTTTATCACCAGACGTCGTATAGCCCTTTAAGCGCAGTTGCGCTCCGATGACGGTTCGGAGGCGAATATTGACCTGCGAGTTGTCCACACGCCTGTCACCGGTCTTCTCTTGTTCGCCCGGCATCCATGTGTAGGTGTGATAGCCGCTGAAATTTGCGCTAGGGTCGTAGTCGTACCCGATCTTCGGTGATGCACAGGCTGCCGCAGCCGCCATCAGCAGGAATGCGCATACTGATTGCTTCCATATCATCTTGAACTCCTGAGACTCGCTTTCCCAGGCGAGTTACTTGGGTGGGAAGTGAGCGAGCATGGCTTGGACGACGCCGTTGATGCGTACGTCTCGCTCCTCGGGCGTCATGCCAGGATCAATTTCCGCCAATGCGGAAGCTTGCCAGACCACC is a genomic window of Nitrospiraceae bacterium containing:
- a CDS encoding DUF4136 domain-containing protein, whose translation is MIWKQSVCAFLLMAAAAACASPKIGYDYDPSANFSGYHTYTWMPGEQEKTGDRRVDNSQVNIRLRTVIGAQLRLKGYTTSGDKKPDFYVAYHVGVKDMVADVTQHFSDEHAPRLTTRSSSGAPTGGEPQPYTTGTLLIDIIDAASNKLAWRGTAAGEVDPGLTSEERDERIRTIVHEMLSHFPPK